A region from the Cannabis sativa cultivar Pink pepper isolate KNU-18-1 chromosome 9, ASM2916894v1, whole genome shotgun sequence genome encodes:
- the LOC133031255 gene encoding uncharacterized protein LOC133031255 codes for MPANRSWMKAHRRSAEFRSGVDEFVAVATNHVNADGLARCPCMRCLNVNFHTPATIRVHLFLSGFQPSYNPWYFYGETFSQPAVELLENDEEEMADVLADMLRGDPGFDESANTTDSFNEPPINDNNKFDDLFKEMEAELYPGCKKSALNALVKLMHCKVLNRWSNHSFDMLLSILIDLFPEGTKLPKSHYESKMRLRNLGLGYDSIDVCKYNCAIFWKENEKKEFCPVCGESRWVKRKGKGKKVPHKVMRYFPLTPRLKRLYCSRHTAEDMRWHYSQRPKEDGVLRHPADAEEWKQFDRLHPSFAVEPRNVRLGLATHGPSSPGKDIDVFMRPLIDELKQLWATGVQTRDAYNGTVFSMRAAVLWTINDFPAYALMSGWSTKGYMACPTCNEHTPSIGLNSKIGYVGHRRFLEMSDPRRRSKKYNGKPEKRAPPPVLTGDDILSQLDRIPLTLPGKHKQFGGVKRKRSSEELNCLVGTLLSIDGKSKDTDKARMDLQDLQIRRELWLYEDRNGKWKKPPASYTLSVQERIEFADFIKSVRFPDGFAANLDKNVNLDTGKISGLKSHDCHVLLQRLLPADLEKMQTNILTILCKLETIFPPAFFDIMVHVVMHLPKEAILGGPVQYRWMYPIERSMSVYKQYVRNRARLEGSIAESFVVNEALTFCSMYFREVETRFNRLDRNNDIVQNMPTRQFSVFRHVGRPLGMRTVDTLPMQSKRKAEWYILNNCTEVEPYINEHKELLQARGVGNIETVQETEFPEWFKTQINELRLSNQGAVSDELYAIANPANTAIYFYPGCIVNGIKFLVKLRDDNRKTQNSGVMVPGEDGQNFYGTLEKIMEFTYLKDCSVLLFFCKWFDTNGSRMDSDGVITSICVNRQWYQNEPFILASQAKLIYYIPDLKNGKDWLIVNEYIPRNVWDFPDTDGETPFVQENNSAETEFVVQLPQLDDVDYVRHDVDPTEVANIHRVNSQPQQLDDFIVDDDNEGLNTEEDNSLELESDSDDNAVYVTDDEDDEFMSTPGGSSSKKKGVRGKYKGKNVEEELSKTQSAKLPIEVHAETGTPTKFVLP; via the exons ATGCCTGCCAACCGAAGTTGGATGAAGGCGCACCGGCGCTCTGCAGAGTTTCGAAGTGGCGTTGACGAGTTCGTTGCGGTAGCAACGAACCACGTGAATGCTGACGGATTAGCTCGATGCCCATGCATGCGGTGTTTGAATGTGAATTTCCACACACCTGCAACTATAAGGGTTCATTTATTTCTCAGCGGGTTCCAACCTTCGTACAACCCCTGGTATTTCTACGGGGAGACTTTCTCTCAGCCCGCAGTTGAACTTCTTGAAAATGACGAAGAGGAAATGGCAGATGTGTTGGCGGACATGTTAAGAGGGGACCCTGGGTTTGACGAATCTGCTAACACTACTGATTCTTTCAATGAACCCCCTATCAACGACAACAACAAGTTCGATGACTTGTTTAAGGAGATGGAGGCTGAGTTATATCCAGGTTGCAAAAAATCAGCCCTTAATGCACTGGTAAAGCTTATGCACTGCAAGGTTTTGAATAGGTGGAGCAACCACTCTTTCGATATGTTGCTGTCCATATTGATTGATCTATTTCCAgaggggacaaaattaccgaAGTCGCATTATGAGTCGAAGATGCGATTGCgcaatctaggtttgggttacgACTCAATAGATGTGTGCAAGTATAATTGTGCTATTTTCTGGAAGGAGAATGAGAAAAAGGAGTTTTGCCCTGTATGTGGCGAATCACGATGGGTGAAAAGAAAGGGTAAGGGGAAAAAAGTTCCTCACAAAGTTATGCGTTACTTTCCACTCACACCTAGGCTGAAACGATTATATTGCTCAAGACACACTGCGGAGGATATGCGGTGGCATTACTCGCAGAGACCAAAAGAAGACGGTGTGCTTAGGCATCCTGCGGATGCTGAAGAATGGAAGCAGTTTGACCGCCTTCATCCGTCTTTTGCTGTTGAACCTAGAAATGTCAGACTGGGATTGGCGACTCacg GCCCATCATCTCCTGGGAAAGACATAGATGTATTCATGAGACCGTTAATTGATGAACTGAAACAGTTGTGGGCGACGGGTGTTCAAACCCGAGATGCCTACAACGGAACTGTGTTTTCAATGCGTGCGGCAGTGTTGTGGACAATAAATGACTTTCCTGCTTATGCTCTAATGTCTGGTTGGAGCACAAAAGGGTATATGGCGTGTCCCACTTGCAATGAACATACTCCTTCCATTGGCCTAAATAGTAAGATTGGATATGTTGGCCACAGACGCTTTCTCGAAATGAGTGATCCGAGAAGGAGAAGCAAAAAGTACAATGGTAAGCCTGAGAAGAGAGCACCACCTCCTGTATTGACGGGGGATGATATTTTATCTCAATTAGACCGAATTCCATTGACTTTGCCTGGAAAACACAAACAGTTCGGGGGTGTGAAACGGAAGCGTTCTAGTGAAGAGCTCAATTG CTTAGTAGGTACTCTTCTAAGTATCGACGGGAAGTCAAAGGATACCGACAAGGCGAGAATGGATTTGCAAGACTTGCAAATACGACGAGAGTTGTGGTTGTATGAAGACCGGAATGGGAAGTGGAAGAAGCCTCCAGCTAGTTACACACTTAGTGTTCAAGAACGGATTGAATTTGCAGACTTCATAAAGTCTGTACGATTTCCTGACGGTTTTGCAGCAAACTTagacaaaaatgtcaatttggATACGGGCAAGATTTCCGGGCTcaaatcacatgattgtcatgtGTTGTTACAACGTTTACTACCGGCAG ATTTAGAAAAAATGCAAACAAATATTCTAACTATTTTGTGCAAGTTAGAAACAATTTTTCCACCGGCCTTCTTCGACATAATGGTTCACGTAGTTATGCATCTCCCTAAAGAAGCTATACTAGGTGGACCAGTGCAGTACAGGTGGATGTATCCCATTGAGCGCTCAATGTCTGTGTACAAGCAATATGTCAGGAATCGTGCCCGTTTGGAAGGCTCTATTGCTGAATCTTTTGTGGTTAATGAGGCATTAACCTTTTGCTCAATGTACTTTCGGGAAGTGGAAACTCGATTCAACCGTCTGGACCGAAACAATGACATTGTCCAAAACATGCCAACTCGACAATTCTCTGTATTTAGGCATGTTGGCCGACCCCTCGGTATGAGGACAGTCGACACCTTACCCATGCAAAGCAAGCGTAAGGCGGAGTGGTACATTTTGAACAATTGCACAGAGGTTGAACCGTATATCAA TGAGCACAAGGAGTTGCTTCAAGCAAGGGGTGTAGGCAATATTGAGACAGTGCAAGAGACTGAGTTCCCTGAATGGTTCaaaactcaa ATTAATGAACTACGGTTGAGCAACCAGGGTGCAGTGTCAGATGAGTTGTATGCTATCGCTAACCCAGCGAATacagcaatttatttttatccagGGTGCATAGTGAACGGTATTAAATTTTTGGTCAAGTTAAGGGATGATAACCGCAAAACACAGAATAGCGGTGTCATGGTCCCCGGTGAAGATGGACAAAATTTTTACGGCAcacttgaaaaaattatggagTTCACTTATTTGAAAGATTGCAgtgttctcttatttttttgtaagtggTTTGACACTAACGGGAGTAGAATGGATAGTGACGGTGTTATTACTAGCATCTGCGTCAACCGACAGTGGTACCAAAATGAACCGTTCATACTTGCATCTCAAGCAAAATTGATCTACTACATTCCTGATTTAAAGAACGGTAAAGACTGGCTGATTGTAAATGAGTACATACCGCGCAATGTTTGGGACTTCCCGGACACGGATGGGGAGACACCCTTTGTACAGGAAAACAATTCAGCTGAAACCGAGTTCGTTGTTCAACTTCCACAGTTGGATGATGTTGACTATGTTCGCCATGATGTCGACCCAACTGAAGTTGCAAACATCCATCGTGTGAATTCACAGCCTCAACAATTAGATGATTTCATTGTCGATGATGACAACGAGGGTCTAAATACCGAAGAAGACAACTCCTTAGAATTAGAGAGTGACAGTGATGATAATGCTGTATATGTAactgatgatgaggatgatgaatt TATGTCTACACCAGGTGGCAGTAGTTCGAAAAAGAAAGGCGTCAGAGGTAAATACAAGGGCAAGAATGTTGAGGAGGAGCTCTCCAAAACACAATCTGCCAAGTTACCGATTGAGGTGCACGCAGAGACTGGCACCCCC ACCAAGTTTGTCCTCCCATGA